The following coding sequences lie in one Micropterus dolomieu isolate WLL.071019.BEF.003 ecotype Adirondacks linkage group LG15, ASM2129224v1, whole genome shotgun sequence genomic window:
- the rrbp1a gene encoding ribosome-binding protein 1a isoform X2 gives MDIYDPQTLGIMVFGGFMVISAVGIALVSTFSMKETSYEEALAKQRRELGNIQSARSEKKKKDKVSEKKSRGKKKEEKPNGKIPEPEKIPEEAEADDTVTEPVAAPVVAAAPAPEAVPAFEVKPTAAPADTQLRTAAEPSPALAEPSPAPSPKEKKKKKVAKVEPASTQSAPPVADPAPIKSSAVPASTQAPVSASAPAKTTTASAKPGPAPASAKPAPAPASAKPAPAPASAKPAPAPASAKPAPAPASAKSAPAPASAKSAPPLAKPAKSTAAPAKSSPVPSKTAPVLEAITKDVPVMAVPPVGSQQAPAVAGKAQEPKKKASKKKTEPVLAVDSADAPLYLPYKALVSTISSMVFSEGEAHRLIEILSEKAGIIQDTWHMATQKGDPVAILKKQLEEREKQLAAEQEDASAAKNRLRELTKELSAEKSKVASVETRLSSQLSKREQEMIALQARMQASYQDHVAQIQGLNAKILSLQDQLEKGPSAQLACLQQENSILRDALNQATSQAESKQNAELAKVRQECAKLTKELGEKTESLLADEHIRKGLEAKISATEKQLSLLQASHGESEQALQRRLEEVCEELRTAQSRNSSLQATLDNAQKDSSALSEFQVRIGSLEAEISERCTQVDALTAQLEETRAEKSQLVQQVASINLLLEANQTKKEEDNNQVNAAEVEQLKLSLQERDNQLNTLHDELKKLQMKLEAAENTVVELEQRNKSEDASHITSLQDELKKLKEELVQLNSTPQTDSSAELGLLQNSLTEKDALVTSLQEELKEVREKTANDANIMAELTAFQTGTKETLQTLFPQIPIETEQSNWLQVFTQKAHEALSQQSQESQSSTASSELLEKLKEAEESHGSLQAECEQYRTVLAETEGMLKHLQKSVEEEELVWKSKMANSEEQLREALEKANKLEAENQSVEQLKEQMMLLEAQLEKQSDNQGISEEMEKLKLQLSECQSQLDVAQKEAQAYKEELAQVREQLGEITMGVQREQNGPAEAQPSQVQNELSHTTEKLHEEVAQRQQLLEECEQAQKTISELQSQLDLLKVSAESPQNEDDVAQLKERLEKEKKLSKDLGHAATKLQQLLKATQEQLTKERDTVRALQEHLEGKGEYEELKEGTSV, from the exons ATGGATATCTACGACCCCCAGACCCTTGGGATAATGGTGTTTGGTGGATTCATGGTGATCTCTGCTGTCGGGATTGCTCTTGTCTCCACCTTCTCCATGAAGGAGACCTCTTATGAGGAGGCCCTGGCTAAACAACGACGAGAGTTGGGTAATATACAGTCTGCTCGCtctgagaaaaagaagaaggacAAAGTATCAGAGAAGAAGAGCCGTggaaagaagaaggaagaaaagcCCAATGGAAAGATCCCAGAGCCTGAAAAAATTCCAGAGGAAGCTGAAGCTGATGACACAGTCACTGAGCCTGTTGCTGCCCCAGTTGTGGCTGCTGCTCCTGCCCCAGAGGCTGTTCCTGCTTTTGAGGTGAAACCAACTGCAGCACCAGCAGACACCCAGCTTAGGACTGCTGCTGAACCAAGCCCTGCTCTTGCTGAGCCCTCACCTGCTCCCTCACctaaagagaaaaagaagaaaaaggtggCTAAGGTCGAGCCAGCCTCTACCCAATCAGCTCCACCCGTGGCTGACCCTGCACCAATCAAGTCCTCTGCAGTCCCTGCATCAACCCAGGCCCCTGTATCTGCATCTGCCCCAGCCAAGACTACCACTGCCTCAGCCAAGCCGGGCCCTGCCCCGGCCTCAGCCAAGCCGGCCCCTGCCCCGGCCTCAGCCAAGCCGGCCCCTGCCCCGGCCTCAGCCAAGCCGGCCCCTGCCCCGGCCTCAGCCAAGCCGGCCCCTGCCCCGGCCTCAGCCAAGTCGGCCCCTGCCCCGGCCTCAGCCAAGTCGGCCCCTCCGTTAGCCAAACCTGCTAAGTCCACTGCAGCGCCAGCCAAGTCTTCACCAGTTCCTTCCAAGACTGCCCCAGTGCTGGAGGCCATCACTAAGGACGTTCCAGTGATGGCAGTGCCCCCAGTGGGATCTCAGCAGGCTCCTGCTGttgcaggaaaagcacaggagCCTAAGAAGAAGGCCTCCAAGAAAAAGACTGAGCCTG TTTTAGCTGTGGATTCTGCAGATGCTCCGCTCTACCTGCCCTACAAGGCTCTGGTGTCCACCATCAGTAGCATGGTGTTCAGTGAGGGAGAGGCTCATAGGCTCATCGAGATCCTGTCTGAGAAAGCTGGAATCATTCAAGACACCTGGCACATG GCCACTCAAAAAGGAGACCCAGTGGCCATACTGAAGAAACAgctggaggagagggagaaacagCTGGCAGCAGAACAAGAGGACGCTTCTGCGGCGAAGAACCGTCTAAGAGAACTCACCAAG GAGCTGTCGGCTGAAAAGTCCAAGGTGGCCAGTGTGGAGACCCGGCTGAGTTCCCAGCTGAGTAAGAGGGAGCAAGAAATGATTGCTCTGCAAGCTCGCATGCAGGCCAGTTACCAGGACCATGTAGCCCAGATCCAGGGGCTCAATGCAAAG ATCCTCAGCCTGCAGGACCAGCTGGAAAAAGGCCCCAGTGCCCAGCTGGCCTGTCTGCAGCAGGAGAACTCCATTCTCCGTGATGCCCTCAACCAAGCCACTAGTCAGGCTGAGAGCAA ACAAAATGCGGAGTTGGCCAAAGTGCGTCAGGAATGCGCAAAGTTAACCAAGGAGCTTGGAGAGAAGACTGAAAGTCTGCTTGCTGATGAACACATCAGGAAAGGGCTGGAGGCCAAGATCTCCGCTACTGAGAAGCAGCTCTCCCTGCTGCAG GCCAGCCATGGGGAGAGCGAGCAGGCTTTACAGAGGAGATTGGAGGAGGTGTGCGAGGAGCTAAGAACAGCACAGAGTAGAAACAGCAGCCTTCAGGCCACTTTGGACAATGCCCAGAAGGACAGCAGCGCACTCTCAG AGTTTCAGGTGCGTATTGGGAGTTTGGAGGCGGAAATCAGCGAGCGCTGTACTCAGGTGGATGCCCTCACCGCCCAGCTGGAGGAGACACGGGCAGAGAAAAGCCAGCTTGTACAGCAAGTGGCCTCCATTAACTTACTGCTTGAGGCCAATCAGACCAAAAAGGAGGAGGATAACAATCAG GTGAACGCTGCAGAAGTGGAACAGCTAAAACTCAG CCTTCAGGAGAGAGACAACCAGTTGAACACACTTCACGATGAACTGAAGAAACTGCAGATGAAGCTCGAAGCTGCT GAGAACACTGTTGTTGAGCTAGAGCAAAGAAATAAGAG tGAGGATGCCAGTCATATCACGTCACTTCAGGATGAACTTAAAAAACTCAAAGAAGAACTGGTGCAACTTAACAGCACACCG cagacagacagctcTGCGGAGCTCGGACTACTACAGAACAG CCTGACAGAGAAGGATGCCCTTGTCACATCACTACAAGAAGAGCTGAAAGAAGTGAGAGAAAAGACGGCCAATGATGCA AACATTATGGCAGAACTGACAGCTTTTCAAACTGGCACCAAAGAAACACTACAGACACTCTTCCCACAGATACCCATAGAGACCGAGCAG TCCAACTGGTTACAAGTATTCACACAGAAAGCTCATGAGGCTCTCAGCCAGCAAAGCCAGGAGTCTCAGTCAAGCACAGCATCGTCT gagTTGCTCGAGAAACTGAAGGAGGCCGAGGAGAGCCATGGCTCACTGCAGGCTGAATGTGAACAGTACAGAACAGTCCTGGCAGAAACG GAAGGAATGCTGAAACATCTGCAGAAGAGTGTGGAGGAAGAAGAGCTGGTATGGAAGTCCAAGATGGCTAACTCAGAGGAACAGCTTAGGGAG GCTTTGGAGAAGGCCAACAAGCTGGAGGCAGAAAACCAAAGTGTAGAACAG TTGAAGGAGCAGATGATGCTTCTGGAAGCCCAACTGGAGAAGCAGTCAGATAACCAGGGGATCTCAGAGGAGATGGAGAAG CTGAAGCTGCAGCTGTCAGAGTGTCAGAGCCAGCTGGATGTGGCCCAGAAGGAGGCCCAGGCATACAAGGAGGAGCTTGCACAG GTCAGAGAGCAGCTGGGCGAGATCACGATGGGGGTTCAGCGAGAACAGAATGGCCCAGCTGAGGCTCAACCCAGTCAG GTCCAGAACGAGTTGAGTCACACAACTGAGAAGCTGCACGAGGAGGTGGCTCAGAGACAGCAGCTCTTGGAAGAGTGCGAGCAG GCACAGAAGACTATTTCAGAACTTCAGTCTCAGCTGGATCTTCTGAAGGTTTCTGCAGAGTCACCACAAAATGAAGATGATGTTGCTCAGCTCAAG GAGCGcctggagaaggagaagaagttGTCCAAAGACCTGGGGCATGCAGCCACCAAGCTCCAGCAGCTTCTTAAAGCCACTCAGGAGCAGCTGaccaaagagagagacacagtgagAGCACTACAGGAGCACCTGGAAGGCAAG GGAGAATACGAGGAGCTGAAGGAAGGAACATCCGTCTGA
- the rrbp1a gene encoding ribosome-binding protein 1a isoform X5, which produces MDIYDPQTLGIMVFGGFMVISAVGIALVSTFSMKETSYEEALAKQRRELGNIQSARSEKKKKDKVSEKKSRGKKKEEKPNGKIPEPEKIPEEAEADDTVTEPVAAPVVAAAPAPEAVPAFEVKPTAAPADTQLRTAAEPSPALAEPSPAPSPKEKKKKKVAKVEPASTQSAPPVADPAPIKSSAVPASTQAPVSASAPAKTTTASAKPGPAPASAKPAPAPASAKPAPAPASAKPAPAPASAKPAPAPASAKSAPAPASAKSAPPLAKPAKSTAAPAKSSPVPSKTAPVLEAITKDVPVMAVPPVGSQQAPAVAGKAQEPKKKASKKKTEPVLAVDSADAPLYLPYKALVSTISSMVFSEGEAHRLIEILSEKAGIIQDTWHMATQKGDPVAILKKQLEEREKQLAAEQEDASAAKNRLRELTKELSAEKSKVASVETRLSSQLSKREQEMIALQARMQASYQDHVAQIQGLNAKILSLQDQLEKGPSAQLACLQQENSILRDALNQATSQAESKQNAELAKVRQECAKLTKELGEKTESLLADEHIRKGLEAKISATEKQLSLLQASHGESEQALQRRLEEVCEELRTAQSRNSSLQATLDNAQKDSSALSEFQVRIGSLEAEISERCTQVDALTAQLEETRAEKSQLVQQVASINLLLEANQTKKEEDNNQVNAAEVEQLKLSLQERDNQLNTLHDELKKLQMKLEAAENTVVELEQRNKSEDASHITSLQDELKKLKEELVQLNSTPQTDSSAELGLLQNSLTEKDALVTSLQEELKENIMAELTAFQTGTKETLQTLFPQIPIETEQSNWLQVFTQKAHEALSQQSQESQSSTASSELLEKLKEAEESHGSLQAECEQYRTVLAETEGMLKHLQKSVEEEELVWKSKMANSEEQLREALEKANKLEAENQSVEQLKEQMMLLEAQLEKQSDNQGISEEMEKLKLQLSECQSQLDVAQKEAQAYKEELAQVREQLGEITMGVQREQNGPAEAQPSQVQNELSHTTEKLHEEVAQRQQLLEECEQAQKTISELQSQLDLLKVSAESPQNEDDVAQLKERLEKEKKLSKDLGHAATKLQQLLKATQEQLTKERDTVRALQEHLEGKGEYEELKEGTSV; this is translated from the exons ATGGATATCTACGACCCCCAGACCCTTGGGATAATGGTGTTTGGTGGATTCATGGTGATCTCTGCTGTCGGGATTGCTCTTGTCTCCACCTTCTCCATGAAGGAGACCTCTTATGAGGAGGCCCTGGCTAAACAACGACGAGAGTTGGGTAATATACAGTCTGCTCGCtctgagaaaaagaagaaggacAAAGTATCAGAGAAGAAGAGCCGTggaaagaagaaggaagaaaagcCCAATGGAAAGATCCCAGAGCCTGAAAAAATTCCAGAGGAAGCTGAAGCTGATGACACAGTCACTGAGCCTGTTGCTGCCCCAGTTGTGGCTGCTGCTCCTGCCCCAGAGGCTGTTCCTGCTTTTGAGGTGAAACCAACTGCAGCACCAGCAGACACCCAGCTTAGGACTGCTGCTGAACCAAGCCCTGCTCTTGCTGAGCCCTCACCTGCTCCCTCACctaaagagaaaaagaagaaaaaggtggCTAAGGTCGAGCCAGCCTCTACCCAATCAGCTCCACCCGTGGCTGACCCTGCACCAATCAAGTCCTCTGCAGTCCCTGCATCAACCCAGGCCCCTGTATCTGCATCTGCCCCAGCCAAGACTACCACTGCCTCAGCCAAGCCGGGCCCTGCCCCGGCCTCAGCCAAGCCGGCCCCTGCCCCGGCCTCAGCCAAGCCGGCCCCTGCCCCGGCCTCAGCCAAGCCGGCCCCTGCCCCGGCCTCAGCCAAGCCGGCCCCTGCCCCGGCCTCAGCCAAGTCGGCCCCTGCCCCGGCCTCAGCCAAGTCGGCCCCTCCGTTAGCCAAACCTGCTAAGTCCACTGCAGCGCCAGCCAAGTCTTCACCAGTTCCTTCCAAGACTGCCCCAGTGCTGGAGGCCATCACTAAGGACGTTCCAGTGATGGCAGTGCCCCCAGTGGGATCTCAGCAGGCTCCTGCTGttgcaggaaaagcacaggagCCTAAGAAGAAGGCCTCCAAGAAAAAGACTGAGCCTG TTTTAGCTGTGGATTCTGCAGATGCTCCGCTCTACCTGCCCTACAAGGCTCTGGTGTCCACCATCAGTAGCATGGTGTTCAGTGAGGGAGAGGCTCATAGGCTCATCGAGATCCTGTCTGAGAAAGCTGGAATCATTCAAGACACCTGGCACATG GCCACTCAAAAAGGAGACCCAGTGGCCATACTGAAGAAACAgctggaggagagggagaaacagCTGGCAGCAGAACAAGAGGACGCTTCTGCGGCGAAGAACCGTCTAAGAGAACTCACCAAG GAGCTGTCGGCTGAAAAGTCCAAGGTGGCCAGTGTGGAGACCCGGCTGAGTTCCCAGCTGAGTAAGAGGGAGCAAGAAATGATTGCTCTGCAAGCTCGCATGCAGGCCAGTTACCAGGACCATGTAGCCCAGATCCAGGGGCTCAATGCAAAG ATCCTCAGCCTGCAGGACCAGCTGGAAAAAGGCCCCAGTGCCCAGCTGGCCTGTCTGCAGCAGGAGAACTCCATTCTCCGTGATGCCCTCAACCAAGCCACTAGTCAGGCTGAGAGCAA ACAAAATGCGGAGTTGGCCAAAGTGCGTCAGGAATGCGCAAAGTTAACCAAGGAGCTTGGAGAGAAGACTGAAAGTCTGCTTGCTGATGAACACATCAGGAAAGGGCTGGAGGCCAAGATCTCCGCTACTGAGAAGCAGCTCTCCCTGCTGCAG GCCAGCCATGGGGAGAGCGAGCAGGCTTTACAGAGGAGATTGGAGGAGGTGTGCGAGGAGCTAAGAACAGCACAGAGTAGAAACAGCAGCCTTCAGGCCACTTTGGACAATGCCCAGAAGGACAGCAGCGCACTCTCAG AGTTTCAGGTGCGTATTGGGAGTTTGGAGGCGGAAATCAGCGAGCGCTGTACTCAGGTGGATGCCCTCACCGCCCAGCTGGAGGAGACACGGGCAGAGAAAAGCCAGCTTGTACAGCAAGTGGCCTCCATTAACTTACTGCTTGAGGCCAATCAGACCAAAAAGGAGGAGGATAACAATCAG GTGAACGCTGCAGAAGTGGAACAGCTAAAACTCAG CCTTCAGGAGAGAGACAACCAGTTGAACACACTTCACGATGAACTGAAGAAACTGCAGATGAAGCTCGAAGCTGCT GAGAACACTGTTGTTGAGCTAGAGCAAAGAAATAAGAG tGAGGATGCCAGTCATATCACGTCACTTCAGGATGAACTTAAAAAACTCAAAGAAGAACTGGTGCAACTTAACAGCACACCG cagacagacagctcTGCGGAGCTCGGACTACTACAGAACAG CCTGACAGAGAAGGATGCCCTTGTCACATCACTACAAGAAGAGCTGAAAGAA AACATTATGGCAGAACTGACAGCTTTTCAAACTGGCACCAAAGAAACACTACAGACACTCTTCCCACAGATACCCATAGAGACCGAGCAG TCCAACTGGTTACAAGTATTCACACAGAAAGCTCATGAGGCTCTCAGCCAGCAAAGCCAGGAGTCTCAGTCAAGCACAGCATCGTCT gagTTGCTCGAGAAACTGAAGGAGGCCGAGGAGAGCCATGGCTCACTGCAGGCTGAATGTGAACAGTACAGAACAGTCCTGGCAGAAACG GAAGGAATGCTGAAACATCTGCAGAAGAGTGTGGAGGAAGAAGAGCTGGTATGGAAGTCCAAGATGGCTAACTCAGAGGAACAGCTTAGGGAG GCTTTGGAGAAGGCCAACAAGCTGGAGGCAGAAAACCAAAGTGTAGAACAG TTGAAGGAGCAGATGATGCTTCTGGAAGCCCAACTGGAGAAGCAGTCAGATAACCAGGGGATCTCAGAGGAGATGGAGAAG CTGAAGCTGCAGCTGTCAGAGTGTCAGAGCCAGCTGGATGTGGCCCAGAAGGAGGCCCAGGCATACAAGGAGGAGCTTGCACAG GTCAGAGAGCAGCTGGGCGAGATCACGATGGGGGTTCAGCGAGAACAGAATGGCCCAGCTGAGGCTCAACCCAGTCAG GTCCAGAACGAGTTGAGTCACACAACTGAGAAGCTGCACGAGGAGGTGGCTCAGAGACAGCAGCTCTTGGAAGAGTGCGAGCAG GCACAGAAGACTATTTCAGAACTTCAGTCTCAGCTGGATCTTCTGAAGGTTTCTGCAGAGTCACCACAAAATGAAGATGATGTTGCTCAGCTCAAG GAGCGcctggagaaggagaagaagttGTCCAAAGACCTGGGGCATGCAGCCACCAAGCTCCAGCAGCTTCTTAAAGCCACTCAGGAGCAGCTGaccaaagagagagacacagtgagAGCACTACAGGAGCACCTGGAAGGCAAG GGAGAATACGAGGAGCTGAAGGAAGGAACATCCGTCTGA
- the rrbp1a gene encoding ribosome-binding protein 1a isoform X4, whose protein sequence is MDIYDPQTLGIMVFGGFMVISAVGIALVSTFSMKETSYEEALAKQRRELGNIQSARSEKKKKDKVSEKKSRGKKKEEKPNGKIPEPEKIPEEAEADDTVTEPVAAPVVAAAPAPEAVPAFEVKPTAAPADTQLRTAAEPSPALAEPSPAPSPKEKKKKKVAKVEPASTQSAPPVADPAPIKSSAVPASTQAPVSASAPAKTTTASAKPGPAPASAKPAPAPASAKPAPAPASAKPAPAPASAKPAPAPASAKSAPAPASAKSAPPLAKPAKSTAAPAKSSPVPSKTAPVLEAITKDVPVMAVPPVGSQQAPAVAGKAQEPKKKASKKKTEPVLAVDSADAPLYLPYKALVSTISSMVFSEGEAHRLIEILSEKAGIIQDTWHMATQKGDPVAILKKQLEEREKQLAAEQEDASAAKNRLRELTKELSAEKSKVASVETRLSSQLSKREQEMIALQARMQASYQDHVAQIQGLNAKILSLQDQLEKGPSAQLACLQQENSILRDALNQATSQAESKQNAELAKVRQECAKLTKELGEKTESLLADEHIRKGLEAKISATEKQLSLLQASHGESEQALQRRLEEVCEELRTAQSRNSSLQATLDNAQKDSSALSEFQVRIGSLEAEISERCTQVDALTAQLEETRAEKSQLVQQVASINLLLEANQTKKEEDNNQVNAAEVEQLKLSLQERDNQLNTLHDELKKLQMKLEAAENTVVELEQRNKSEDASHITSLQDELKKLKEELVQLNSTPTDSSAELGLLQNSLTEKDALVTSLQEELKEVREKTANDANIMAELTAFQTGTKETLQTLFPQIPIETEQSNWLQVFTQKAHEALSQQSQESQSSTASSELLEKLKEAEESHGSLQAECEQYRTVLAETEGMLKHLQKSVEEEELVWKSKMANSEEQLREALEKANKLEAENQSVEQLKEQMMLLEAQLEKQSDNQGISEEMEKLKLQLSECQSQLDVAQKEAQAYKEELAQVREQLGEITMGVQREQNGPAEAQPSQVQNELSHTTEKLHEEVAQRQQLLEECEQAQKTISELQSQLDLLKVSAESPQNEDDVAQLKERLEKEKKLSKDLGHAATKLQQLLKATQEQLTKERDTVRALQEHLEGKGEYEELKEGTSV, encoded by the exons ATGGATATCTACGACCCCCAGACCCTTGGGATAATGGTGTTTGGTGGATTCATGGTGATCTCTGCTGTCGGGATTGCTCTTGTCTCCACCTTCTCCATGAAGGAGACCTCTTATGAGGAGGCCCTGGCTAAACAACGACGAGAGTTGGGTAATATACAGTCTGCTCGCtctgagaaaaagaagaaggacAAAGTATCAGAGAAGAAGAGCCGTggaaagaagaaggaagaaaagcCCAATGGAAAGATCCCAGAGCCTGAAAAAATTCCAGAGGAAGCTGAAGCTGATGACACAGTCACTGAGCCTGTTGCTGCCCCAGTTGTGGCTGCTGCTCCTGCCCCAGAGGCTGTTCCTGCTTTTGAGGTGAAACCAACTGCAGCACCAGCAGACACCCAGCTTAGGACTGCTGCTGAACCAAGCCCTGCTCTTGCTGAGCCCTCACCTGCTCCCTCACctaaagagaaaaagaagaaaaaggtggCTAAGGTCGAGCCAGCCTCTACCCAATCAGCTCCACCCGTGGCTGACCCTGCACCAATCAAGTCCTCTGCAGTCCCTGCATCAACCCAGGCCCCTGTATCTGCATCTGCCCCAGCCAAGACTACCACTGCCTCAGCCAAGCCGGGCCCTGCCCCGGCCTCAGCCAAGCCGGCCCCTGCCCCGGCCTCAGCCAAGCCGGCCCCTGCCCCGGCCTCAGCCAAGCCGGCCCCTGCCCCGGCCTCAGCCAAGCCGGCCCCTGCCCCGGCCTCAGCCAAGTCGGCCCCTGCCCCGGCCTCAGCCAAGTCGGCCCCTCCGTTAGCCAAACCTGCTAAGTCCACTGCAGCGCCAGCCAAGTCTTCACCAGTTCCTTCCAAGACTGCCCCAGTGCTGGAGGCCATCACTAAGGACGTTCCAGTGATGGCAGTGCCCCCAGTGGGATCTCAGCAGGCTCCTGCTGttgcaggaaaagcacaggagCCTAAGAAGAAGGCCTCCAAGAAAAAGACTGAGCCTG TTTTAGCTGTGGATTCTGCAGATGCTCCGCTCTACCTGCCCTACAAGGCTCTGGTGTCCACCATCAGTAGCATGGTGTTCAGTGAGGGAGAGGCTCATAGGCTCATCGAGATCCTGTCTGAGAAAGCTGGAATCATTCAAGACACCTGGCACATG GCCACTCAAAAAGGAGACCCAGTGGCCATACTGAAGAAACAgctggaggagagggagaaacagCTGGCAGCAGAACAAGAGGACGCTTCTGCGGCGAAGAACCGTCTAAGAGAACTCACCAAG GAGCTGTCGGCTGAAAAGTCCAAGGTGGCCAGTGTGGAGACCCGGCTGAGTTCCCAGCTGAGTAAGAGGGAGCAAGAAATGATTGCTCTGCAAGCTCGCATGCAGGCCAGTTACCAGGACCATGTAGCCCAGATCCAGGGGCTCAATGCAAAG ATCCTCAGCCTGCAGGACCAGCTGGAAAAAGGCCCCAGTGCCCAGCTGGCCTGTCTGCAGCAGGAGAACTCCATTCTCCGTGATGCCCTCAACCAAGCCACTAGTCAGGCTGAGAGCAA ACAAAATGCGGAGTTGGCCAAAGTGCGTCAGGAATGCGCAAAGTTAACCAAGGAGCTTGGAGAGAAGACTGAAAGTCTGCTTGCTGATGAACACATCAGGAAAGGGCTGGAGGCCAAGATCTCCGCTACTGAGAAGCAGCTCTCCCTGCTGCAG GCCAGCCATGGGGAGAGCGAGCAGGCTTTACAGAGGAGATTGGAGGAGGTGTGCGAGGAGCTAAGAACAGCACAGAGTAGAAACAGCAGCCTTCAGGCCACTTTGGACAATGCCCAGAAGGACAGCAGCGCACTCTCAG AGTTTCAGGTGCGTATTGGGAGTTTGGAGGCGGAAATCAGCGAGCGCTGTACTCAGGTGGATGCCCTCACCGCCCAGCTGGAGGAGACACGGGCAGAGAAAAGCCAGCTTGTACAGCAAGTGGCCTCCATTAACTTACTGCTTGAGGCCAATCAGACCAAAAAGGAGGAGGATAACAATCAG GTGAACGCTGCAGAAGTGGAACAGCTAAAACTCAG CCTTCAGGAGAGAGACAACCAGTTGAACACACTTCACGATGAACTGAAGAAACTGCAGATGAAGCTCGAAGCTGCT GAGAACACTGTTGTTGAGCTAGAGCAAAGAAATAAGAG tGAGGATGCCAGTCATATCACGTCACTTCAGGATGAACTTAAAAAACTCAAAGAAGAACTGGTGCAACTTAACAGCACACCG acagacagctcTGCGGAGCTCGGACTACTACAGAACAG CCTGACAGAGAAGGATGCCCTTGTCACATCACTACAAGAAGAGCTGAAAGAAGTGAGAGAAAAGACGGCCAATGATGCA AACATTATGGCAGAACTGACAGCTTTTCAAACTGGCACCAAAGAAACACTACAGACACTCTTCCCACAGATACCCATAGAGACCGAGCAG TCCAACTGGTTACAAGTATTCACACAGAAAGCTCATGAGGCTCTCAGCCAGCAAAGCCAGGAGTCTCAGTCAAGCACAGCATCGTCT gagTTGCTCGAGAAACTGAAGGAGGCCGAGGAGAGCCATGGCTCACTGCAGGCTGAATGTGAACAGTACAGAACAGTCCTGGCAGAAACG GAAGGAATGCTGAAACATCTGCAGAAGAGTGTGGAGGAAGAAGAGCTGGTATGGAAGTCCAAGATGGCTAACTCAGAGGAACAGCTTAGGGAG GCTTTGGAGAAGGCCAACAAGCTGGAGGCAGAAAACCAAAGTGTAGAACAG TTGAAGGAGCAGATGATGCTTCTGGAAGCCCAACTGGAGAAGCAGTCAGATAACCAGGGGATCTCAGAGGAGATGGAGAAG CTGAAGCTGCAGCTGTCAGAGTGTCAGAGCCAGCTGGATGTGGCCCAGAAGGAGGCCCAGGCATACAAGGAGGAGCTTGCACAG GTCAGAGAGCAGCTGGGCGAGATCACGATGGGGGTTCAGCGAGAACAGAATGGCCCAGCTGAGGCTCAACCCAGTCAG GTCCAGAACGAGTTGAGTCACACAACTGAGAAGCTGCACGAGGAGGTGGCTCAGAGACAGCAGCTCTTGGAAGAGTGCGAGCAG GCACAGAAGACTATTTCAGAACTTCAGTCTCAGCTGGATCTTCTGAAGGTTTCTGCAGAGTCACCACAAAATGAAGATGATGTTGCTCAGCTCAAG GAGCGcctggagaaggagaagaagttGTCCAAAGACCTGGGGCATGCAGCCACCAAGCTCCAGCAGCTTCTTAAAGCCACTCAGGAGCAGCTGaccaaagagagagacacagtgagAGCACTACAGGAGCACCTGGAAGGCAAG GGAGAATACGAGGAGCTGAAGGAAGGAACATCCGTCTGA